Within bacterium, the genomic segment AAAATTCTTTGGACCTGGATTGAGGCGTAGGCCATATTCAGTGTGCCTGTTGCGCTGTATAAAAGCCCTATTCCAAAGACAATAAAAATACTTGCCAGGGCACTTATTAGTAAATATTTAAATGCCGCCTCAATTGCCTCTGATTCTCCGTTAATAGAAACCAGGGCATAGGAACTTAGGCTTGCAACCTCATAAAAAACATAGAAATTAAAAATATCTCCCGTGAGGCAGACTCCCGACATGCCTGCTGTCATCAAAAGAAATAATGTCCAATAAAGCCCCCTTTTTTCCGCTATTATATAATTTAAAATATATTTTGATGAATAAATTGCAACTAAAAATGAGATAAAATTTACGAGAACCAGGATAAACCCGCCGATAATATCGGTCTGTATAACAATACCAATCGGTTCCCCTGTAGGAAGGGCTGTTTTTCCGCTCCACGAAAAACCAACAAAATATTCAAAAACTTTTAAAGGAGAAACATAAATCCCATAAAGAAGGATACAGGAATACACAAAACTAAAAAAGGTCACGGATAATGCCAGCGGTTCAACCAATTTTTTAAACCAGCGGTCAAAAATCGGCGACAGGAAGGCTCCTGATATAAGGATGACCGGAATTAGAACCTGTAAATGAGAGCCCATAGTCGCTTTGCTCCAGTTAAAAGTGTAAAGTTAAAATAAAAAATCTTTAACTTTTTAACCTCTTAATTTCTTTATCTTTGATGTATCAAGTGTCCCGTAATGTTCATACAATTTTACTGCCAGTGACAAGGCAAAGGCCGTTACACTTACACTTACTACAATCGCTGTAAGTATTAATCCTGTCGGAATCGGATTGATCATAACTTCTTTGCCTGTTTTTACATCAGCAATATTCATAATAACAGGAGATCTTCCCCAATATTTAATATTTTCTCCAAATCTGGCATCTCCCAGCGCAATAAAAAAAAGATAAACAGACGTTTCAATAATATTCAACCCGATAAGTTTTTTAATTAGATTTGTCTTTGTTGCAACACCATAAAGGCCGATACAAAAAAGAATAATGGCAAAAATAAAGTCTACATTGGCAATGATTTTTGTCAACATGAAACCTCTTCTTTTTCTTCATACTTAAAGGCAAAAAATAAACGGATCATCGTGCTTGACACATTCATTCCGATACCGATATTGATTCCAAAAAGCGTTCCTGCGCTTAATAAAACCCCCGGCTGTCCTATTGGAGGGATGCCGGCAACCTTGTTCGCCAGAAAATTATAACCGAAAATTATTCCCAGAAGCCCTATGGCCGCGTAGATACTTGTTCCCAGGCTATTGGTTACTTTTATAACATCTTCCGGGACATAATGTAAGGCCTTTTCCCGTCCGAAAACTATTGCATATATAATAAATCCCGCGCCGATCACAACCCCGCCCTGGAAGCCGCCGCCCGCTGAAAGATGCCCGTGTAAGATAATATAAATCCCAAACAATAAAATAAAAGGCACCATCCTTCTCGAGATATCCGATACATTTATGCTTAGTTTCCGGTATTCGCTTATACTAAATCCTTTTCCCGAATCAAAACCCAAAACGGACAGAACGCATATTATGGCGGTAAAAAGCACTGTAGCCTCGTACAACGTGTCATAACCCCGGTAATCCAATATCATCGCACAAATGGCGCTCATCGCGTTGGAGTCGGAAACGGCATTTTTATTATAATAAAGGGCCGCTGATTGTCCTGTTTTGGGAATGTTTTCAACGGCAGTTTGCGGATTAATATATCCCGCGTAACTCGGAAGCCTTGGGTCACCCACAGGCGAAAGATGCAACACTACTATAATCATAAAAAAACCAAACAGGATAAAACACGCAGGGACAAGCATCTTTTTCATTTATCCTCCTTTCGTGTGGTCTTTGCCAGGGCGGAAATAAAAAGTATGGTTGTAACTCCCGCACCTACCGCGGCTTCAGTCATGGCTACATCAGCCGAACGAAGTATCAGGTAAGTTACGCACATGCAGAAACTATAGGCGCTGTATACTATCACAGAGGCAAACAAATCTTTCAGGATTATAGCGGCCAGCGCCGTTACTACCAGAAAAATCAGGATAATTATATGAGATATCATGACCATGTCCATAGTCGCTTTGCTCCAGTAATTAAGTTTGTAAAGTTATAATGTTTTAAAGTTACTATTTTTTATTTTATGAACTTTACAACTTTCAACTTTATAACTCCTTCTCTTTCTTCTCTGATAAATAACTCTCTGTTGTTCCGTCCGTAAAAGGCATCTTTTTGTAAAAAGATACCCGCAATATCGCGTGAATGACTATGGGATTGGAAAAAAGCATAAAAAACAGGATAAGCAGAATTTTTAAGCTCTGGATTGGATTTATCGTAATCCAATAAAGCCAGACACCGGATAATGTAAGGAGAAAACCGGGACTGTCGCCCTTTCCGGAAACATGCCCACGGTTGTAAAGATCAGGCATCCTGATTACGCCAATTGTTGCAGTGATAAAAAAGAAAAGACCCGAAAAAATTAAAATAGATGCCAGAATCCGGCAAAATGTCTCAAAAAATCCCAATATCATTTTTCCATCTCCATATATTTAACTATGGCAATGCTCGTAATAAATGCAAGCATTGCATATAAAAGGGCAATATCAAAAAATCCTGTTTCATTAAACAATGCCCCGATAAAGACAATCATAACAGTTGTTTTTGTGCCTATAAGATTAATTCCGATTATCCTGTCCGGGATTGTCGGCCCAATAACCGCCCGGTACATGCAGAAAAAAATTGTTATTGACAAGATCATCATTGCAAACTTAAGAACCAGACTGAATTCAATCATTTTGTCTCCTAAAAGTTAGTTTTTACCTTCATCCTTCAAGACTATTTATATATTTTCTGTATCCTCTCGACAAATCCTTTACCTTCCTGCATATCCTTCACTGCGTCCTGGCTGATACAATGAACCAGAAATCTGCTTCCGTCTTTTGTCTTTTTCACATCTACCGTAATAGTTCCGGGTGTCAGGGTGATAGAATTGCCATTAAGTGTAATCAACCAATCATCCTTCAGAGATGTGTCAATTTCAACAATACCGGGTGATATCAGAAGTTTCCGGCGCATAATCCTGCGCGCGACATCTATCCCTGCCAGAATAATATCGGCCGATAATCTCAGCCAATACAAAAAAAGGCGGTAAACATATTTAAAATTAAAAAGGGATGTTTCTTCTGTTACGAGAAACATCCCTTTGGTTACTTTGGCAAGAAAAACCGACAAAGCCGCGCCTATTACAAAATGCTCCGCCATGTTAATCCAGAAATTTTCCGATTTTAAATCTGCCGGAAAACTTAGAATCATCCAAAAAATAAAGAGAAACAATGCCGGTCGAAGCAGAATATCCATTTCTTTCGATCTTTTGGACATAATTTTTCCTTAGTCCATTTTTTTAGCTAAAAAGGGCCTGACATATATCGGTGACGGATAAACTGTTTTTTTAACCTTTTTCTTTTTAATGTTCCTGTATGCCAGCAATGCTATATTGTGAGCCCTGGGAAGATACTTGTCCCGCAAAATGAACGCTTTTTCTCCGAAAATACCGATAATATAATTTTCAAATCCTTTTGTTTCTCCCAAAAAAGCTATACAGCCCGGTATCTTATCTTTTCGGAATGTTTTCAAAAATTCATTAATTGAAACATACTGATATTTGCTTACACGTTTCAATTTATTATTTTTGATAATATAAACAGCGGCATAGACATTTTCATCCTTGCTTAATATCAAAGGACAAATATAGTTGATTTTTTTTAAATCCAAATCCGAATCCCATATATTTTCAGCAAGGGCGTCGAGTGTGGCTGCGCCCACCAGGGGGATATTCAAGGCAAGGCTTAATCCCTGCAAAGTGCTTAAACCAATCCTGGTTCCTATAAAAGAACCGGGCCCGGTTGAAGCCGCAAGGTAATCCAAATCTTCTAATTTAACACACGACTTTTTTAAGACTTTGTCTATAGCCTTTAAGAGATGCGCGGAATGCGATTTAACTTCATGATTAATCTCTGTTATGTTGCCGTTATCATAAACGGCAACACTTTCAATTAAACCCGTTGTTTCAACTGCCAGGATTTTCACCCAATCATTCCTTTCTTTCTTAGAATCTTTTAGTTACTGATATTCCATGTTAGCCGCGCATGAAGCTGAATATTATTTTATATCACGACTTATCCATTTTTGCCCCATCAGCTTGAAAACAATCCGGCGGGTAGTTTCATTAATATGTGAAAAATATATTTCAATCCTGTTGTCCGGTAAAAAATTTTTCAACTTATCCGCCCACTCAATAATCGTTACTCCTTTGCCGTAAAAATATTCCTCGAAACCCAATATTTCCAGTTCATTTTCATCTTTTAAACGATACAGGTCAAAATGATATACAGGGTGTTTCCCCTTGTATTCGTTAATAATTGTAAAGGTGGGGCTTATAATATATTTAGCCGGTACGCCCAGTCCGCGGATTAACCCTTTTGAAAAACAGGTTTTCCCTGCGCCTAATTCTCCTATAAGACAAATGATATCTCCCGGGTAGATTGATTTTGATAATTCTTTAGAAATAAATTCAGTGTCTT encodes:
- a CDS encoding monovalent cation/H(+) antiporter subunit G, with protein sequence MILGFFETFCRILASILIFSGLFFFITATIGVIRMPDLYNRGHVSGKGDSPGFLLTLSGVWLYWITINPIQSLKILLILFFMLFSNPIVIHAILRVSFYKKMPFTDGTTESYLSEKKEKEL
- the tsaB gene encoding tRNA (adenosine(37)-N6)-threonylcarbamoyltransferase complex dimerization subunit type 1 TsaB, translated to MKILAVETTGLIESVAVYDNGNITEINHEVKSHSAHLLKAIDKVLKKSCVKLEDLDYLAASTGPGSFIGTRIGLSTLQGLSLALNIPLVGAATLDALAENIWDSDLDLKKINYICPLILSKDENVYAAVYIIKNNKLKRVSKYQYVSINEFLKTFRKDKIPGCIAFLGETKGFENYIIGIFGEKAFILRDKYLPRAHNIALLAYRNIKKKKVKKTVYPSPIYVRPFLAKKMD
- a CDS encoding monovalent cation/H+ antiporter complex subunit F, translating into MIEFSLVLKFAMMILSITIFFCMYRAVIGPTIPDRIIGINLIGTKTTVMIVFIGALFNETGFFDIALLYAMLAFITSIAIVKYMEMEK
- a CDS encoding hydrogenase subunit MbhD domain-containing protein encodes the protein MDMVMISHIIILIFLVVTALAAIILKDLFASVIVYSAYSFCMCVTYLILRSADVAMTEAAVGAGVTTILFISALAKTTRKEDK
- a CDS encoding cation:proton antiporter subunit C, with the translated sequence MLTKIIANVDFIFAIILFCIGLYGVATKTNLIKKLIGLNIIETSVYLFFIALGDARFGENIKYWGRSPVIMNIADVKTGKEVMINPIPTGLILTAIVVSVSVTAFALSLAVKLYEHYGTLDTSKIKKLRG
- a CDS encoding Na+/H+ antiporter subunit E, which translates into the protein MSKRSKEMDILLRPALFLFIFWMILSFPADLKSENFWINMAEHFVIGAALSVFLAKVTKGMFLVTEETSLFNFKYVYRLFLYWLRLSADIILAGIDVARRIMRRKLLISPGIVEIDTSLKDDWLITLNGNSITLTPGTITVDVKKTKDGSRFLVHCISQDAVKDMQEGKGFVERIQKIYK
- the tsaE gene encoding tRNA (adenosine(37)-N6)-threonylcarbamoyltransferase complex ATPase subunit type 1 TsaE, with translation MFTFISKSVKDTEFISKELSKSIYPGDIICLIGELGAGKTCFSKGLIRGLGVPAKYIISPTFTIINEYKGKHPVYHFDLYRLKDENELEILGFEEYFYGKGVTIIEWADKLKNFLPDNRIEIYFSHINETTRRIVFKLMGQKWISRDIK
- a CDS encoding MnhB domain-containing protein, translating into MKKMLVPACFILFGFFMIIVVLHLSPVGDPRLPSYAGYINPQTAVENIPKTGQSAALYYNKNAVSDSNAMSAICAMILDYRGYDTLYEATVLFTAIICVLSVLGFDSGKGFSISEYRKLSINVSDISRRMVPFILLFGIYIILHGHLSAGGGFQGGVVIGAGFIIYAIVFGREKALHYVPEDVIKVTNSLGTSIYAAIGLLGIIFGYNFLANKVAGIPPIGQPGVLLSAGTLFGINIGIGMNVSSTMIRLFFAFKYEEKEEVSC